One part of the Enterococcus sp. DIV1094 genome encodes these proteins:
- a CDS encoding ISL3 family transposase produces MENSIKKMLRLTDKYLTIQDVSYETFHQTNTLVIDAVLAPPTSACLTCGSAVRDSKGKTVIVKNGKKMTCIRFDQFNHLPLIMRLKKQRYHCRNCHTHWTAQSYFVRPNHSIAEHVKMKIIALLTEKVSLSFIAKHCQVSIPTVTRILKSLKTYLPKQAKRHLPKVLMVDEFRSHVSSEDKMSFICADGETGQLVDILPTRKLSRLTTYFQTCVNPSDVDYLVTDMNAAYFQLTKKVFPHAKLVIDRFHVVKHMNQAFQDFRVREMKRLIASGNRTMPRKLKSHWRLLTKNRKNINHTEYKTWRSFRAPKYPYLTEAMVLDRLLSASTALKVAYQAFHELADAFRDKDHESFFTLLHQLPETLDKEFRLKLQNLLSYEEGIRHSLIYPYSNGKIEAKNTHIKTLKRVSYGFKSFENMRIRIFLTNQVIHVK; encoded by the coding sequence ATGGAAAATTCTATCAAAAAAATGCTCCGATTAACAGATAAATATTTAACCATCCAAGATGTTTCTTACGAAACGTTCCATCAAACCAATACTTTAGTTATTGACGCAGTGTTAGCTCCTCCTACTTCTGCTTGTTTGACTTGTGGCTCTGCCGTGAGAGATTCGAAGGGGAAAACGGTCATTGTCAAAAATGGCAAGAAAATGACCTGCATTCGTTTCGATCAATTCAACCATTTACCGCTAATCATGCGGCTGAAGAAACAACGTTATCACTGTAGAAACTGCCATACCCATTGGACAGCCCAAAGCTATTTTGTTCGGCCAAATCATTCGATTGCCGAGCATGTAAAAATGAAAATCATTGCTTTACTCACCGAAAAGGTCTCCTTATCTTTTATCGCAAAGCATTGCCAGGTGTCTATTCCAACGGTGACGCGTATTTTGAAGTCGTTAAAAACCTATTTACCAAAACAAGCCAAGCGCCACCTGCCCAAAGTATTGATGGTCGATGAATTTCGTTCCCATGTATCCTCAGAAGATAAGATGAGTTTTATTTGTGCCGATGGGGAAACCGGGCAATTAGTTGATATCTTACCCACTCGAAAATTGTCTCGGTTGACCACTTATTTCCAGACATGTGTGAATCCATCTGACGTCGACTATTTAGTTACTGATATGAATGCGGCGTATTTTCAACTAACAAAAAAAGTATTTCCTCATGCCAAACTGGTCATTGATCGTTTTCATGTGGTCAAACACATGAATCAAGCGTTCCAAGATTTTCGTGTCCGTGAAATGAAACGCCTGATTGCTTCGGGCAATCGGACAATGCCAAGGAAATTAAAAAGCCATTGGCGCTTACTCACCAAAAATCGGAAGAATATCAACCACACAGAATATAAAACTTGGCGTAGCTTTCGTGCCCCAAAGTATCCTTACCTGACAGAAGCCATGGTGCTTGACCGTTTATTAAGTGCTTCAACTGCCTTGAAAGTCGCCTATCAAGCGTTCCATGAACTAGCGGATGCCTTTCGTGACAAAGACCACGAGTCATTTTTCACTCTCTTGCATCAGTTACCAGAAACATTAGATAAAGAATTTCGGCTAAAACTACAAAATCTTCTGAGCTATGAAGAAGGGATTCGTCATTCTTTGATTTATCCTTACTCTAATGGGAAAATTGAAGCAAAAAACACCCACATCAAAACACTCAAACGAGTGTCTTATGGCTTTAAATCATTTGAGAACATGCGCATCCGAATCTTTTTGACGAATCAAGTCATTCACGTCAAATAA
- the aac(6') gene encoding aminoglycoside N-acetyltransferase AAC(6')-Ii: protein MIISEFDRKNIGLKDQLADLLRLTWPADYGEQPMKEVEELLATERIAVSAVEQDRLVGFIGALPQYGMTGWELHPLVVETSYRKKYIGSRLVDYLEKEIASKGGVMVYLGTDDVDGATSLSHTDLFDHPLDKLKAIKNFNKHPYTFYEKLGYQIVGAIPDANGINQPDIILAKRLGEIDQ, encoded by the coding sequence ATGATCATCAGTGAATTTGATCGTAAAAATATTGGCTTGAAGGATCAGCTTGCTGACCTTTTGCGATTGACTTGGCCTGCGGATTACGGAGAGCAACCAATGAAAGAAGTCGAGGAACTACTGGCAACGGAGCGGATCGCTGTTTCAGCAGTGGAACAAGATCGGTTAGTCGGCTTTATTGGTGCGCTCCCTCAATATGGGATGACAGGCTGGGAACTTCATCCTCTAGTGGTAGAAACTTCTTATCGAAAGAAGTATATCGGTAGCCGTTTAGTGGATTACTTAGAAAAAGAAATCGCCTCTAAAGGTGGAGTGATGGTTTATTTAGGAACAGATGATGTGGACGGAGCAACAAGTCTCAGTCACACAGATCTTTTTGATCATCCATTGGATAAACTGAAAGCAATCAAAAATTTCAACAAACATCCTTATACATTTTATGAAAAGCTGGGCTATCAGATCGTTGGTGCGATTCCTGATGCAAATGGCATCAATCAACCAGATATCATTCTGGCAAAACGCCTTGGGGAAATCGATCAATGA
- a CDS encoding peptide ABC transporter substrate-binding protein, which produces MKKNLTFGVVALCGLVLAGCYGGGSADTNGSGSASSGSADGGGVFNLVVPQEMPSADLSVATDTISFTALNNVYEGIYRLDEDSKPQPAGASEMAEVSEDGLTYKIKLREDAKWSNGEPVTAADYVYGWQRTVDPATASEYAYLFAPVENAEAITAGDKDKSELGIKAVGDYELEITLAKQTPYFQYLLAFPSFFPQSQAVVEEHGDAYASSSDNAVYNGPFTLADFDGPGTDTEWTYKKNEEYWDKDAVQLSEIKVSVVKESSTALNLFKDGQADDVILSGELAQQNANDPAYTSVKEARTSYIEFNQREDDSPFKNVNLRKAISYSINREALVKQVMGDGSVVSTGLIPADMTKNPETNEDFAAEAGELVSYDQDKAKEYWEKAKSELGIDSLEFELMASDDDSTKKVIEYIQNSIQENLDGVKVKPTPVPFSVRLDRSSSGDFDTVLGGWGADYADPSSFTDLFVTGNSYNRGQWSNADYDKAVEASASKDAGDEQARWADLQEANKIIAEDMGVVPVYQKAEGHLVNPKVKGIVHHAAGASWDYKWTYIEE; this is translated from the coding sequence ATGAAAAAGAATTTAACTTTTGGTGTTGTGGCCTTATGTGGGCTAGTACTTGCCGGTTGTTATGGTGGCGGCAGTGCAGATACAAATGGTAGTGGTTCTGCAAGTAGTGGATCAGCAGATGGAGGAGGCGTCTTCAACTTAGTAGTACCTCAAGAAATGCCGTCAGCCGATTTATCGGTCGCGACAGATACAATCAGTTTTACTGCACTAAATAATGTGTATGAAGGAATTTATCGTTTAGATGAAGATAGTAAACCTCAACCAGCCGGTGCAAGTGAAATGGCTGAAGTTAGTGAAGATGGACTGACTTATAAAATCAAATTGCGTGAAGACGCAAAATGGTCAAACGGTGAACCTGTCACGGCAGCTGATTATGTCTACGGTTGGCAACGTACGGTAGATCCAGCAACGGCATCAGAATATGCGTATCTTTTTGCACCAGTTGAAAATGCTGAAGCAATCACAGCAGGCGACAAAGACAAATCAGAACTAGGGATCAAAGCAGTTGGCGATTATGAATTGGAAATCACATTAGCAAAACAAACACCATACTTCCAATACTTACTTGCTTTCCCTTCATTCTTCCCACAAAGTCAAGCAGTAGTTGAGGAACATGGTGACGCGTACGCATCTTCAAGTGACAACGCAGTTTACAATGGACCATTTACATTAGCTGATTTTGATGGACCAGGAACTGACACTGAATGGACTTACAAGAAAAATGAAGAGTATTGGGATAAAGATGCAGTCCAATTATCAGAAATCAAAGTAAGTGTTGTTAAAGAATCTTCTACTGCATTGAATCTATTCAAAGATGGACAAGCAGACGATGTCATCTTGTCAGGTGAATTAGCACAACAAAATGCGAATGATCCAGCTTACACTTCAGTAAAAGAAGCACGTACAAGCTATATCGAGTTCAATCAAAGAGAAGACGATTCACCATTCAAAAATGTGAACTTAAGAAAAGCGATTTCTTATTCAATCAACCGTGAAGCATTAGTGAAACAAGTAATGGGTGATGGCTCAGTTGTTTCAACAGGATTGATTCCTGCGGACATGACTAAGAACCCTGAAACAAATGAAGATTTCGCAGCAGAAGCAGGCGAATTAGTATCATATGATCAAGATAAAGCAAAAGAATATTGGGAAAAAGCGAAGAGTGAGTTAGGAATCGATTCTCTAGAATTTGAATTGATGGCATCAGATGATGACTCAACGAAAAAAGTGATCGAATATATCCAAAACTCTATCCAAGAAAATCTAGATGGTGTGAAAGTGAAACCTACACCAGTACCATTCTCTGTTCGTCTAGACCGTTCATCATCTGGTGATTTTGACACAGTATTAGGTGGATGGGGCGCAGACTACGCTGACCCAAGTAGTTTCACTGACTTATTTGTAACAGGTAACTCTTATAACCGTGGTCAATGGTCAAATGCTGACTATGACAAAGCTGTTGAAGCTTCTGCTTCTAAAGATGCTGGTGACGAACAAGCACGTTGGGCTGACTTACAAGAAGCGAATAAAATCATCGCTGAAGATATGGGTGTCGTTCCAGTTTATCAAAAAGCTGAAGGTCATTTAGTTAATCCAAAAGTCAAAGGTATCGTTCATCATGCTGCTGGTGCATCATGGGATTACAAATGGACATATATTGAAGAATAA
- the rlmN gene encoding 23S rRNA (adenine(2503)-C(2))-methyltransferase RlmN, which translates to MEKQSIYGFTNKELTAWFLEHGEKKFRASQVWEWLYQKRVTSFEEMTNLSKSLIEKLSEHFVINPLKQMVVQEASDGTVKYLFELPDKNMIETVLMRQEYGLSVCVTTQVGCNIGCTFCASGLLKKNRDLTAGEIVAQIMMVQHYFDERQLGERVSHVVVMGIGEPFDNYDNVMDFLHIINDAKGLAIGARHITVSTSGLANKIKEFAENGLQVNLAISLHAPNNEVRTSMMRINRRFPIEKLMEAVDEYLEKTNRRITFEYIMLNQVNDRPEHAQQLADLLKDKKKLTYVNLIPYNPVSEHDQYSRSPKADVLKFYDVLKKNGINCVIRKEHGTDIDAACGQLRSKQMKKEKTVAK; encoded by the coding sequence GTGGAAAAACAATCCATTTACGGTTTTACGAATAAAGAATTGACTGCTTGGTTTTTAGAACATGGTGAAAAGAAATTCCGTGCGTCACAAGTATGGGAATGGCTTTACCAAAAGCGTGTGACCAGCTTTGAAGAGATGACCAATCTGTCTAAAAGTTTGATTGAAAAGCTATCTGAGCATTTTGTGATCAATCCATTGAAACAAATGGTCGTGCAAGAGGCAAGTGATGGGACAGTCAAATATTTATTTGAGTTGCCAGATAAAAATATGATCGAAACGGTCTTGATGAGACAGGAATACGGTTTGTCTGTGTGTGTAACTACACAAGTTGGCTGTAATATCGGCTGTACTTTCTGTGCGAGTGGGCTATTAAAGAAAAATCGTGATTTAACAGCCGGTGAGATCGTGGCGCAGATCATGATGGTCCAACATTACTTCGATGAACGTCAACTAGGCGAGCGCGTGTCGCATGTCGTCGTGATGGGGATCGGTGAACCATTTGACAATTACGACAATGTGATGGATTTCTTGCATATTATCAATGATGCGAAAGGTTTAGCGATCGGCGCACGTCACATCACCGTGTCAACAAGTGGTTTGGCGAATAAAATCAAAGAATTTGCTGAAAATGGGTTACAAGTAAACTTAGCCATTTCATTACATGCACCAAATAACGAAGTCCGCACATCCATGATGCGCATCAATCGCCGTTTCCCAATTGAAAAATTGATGGAAGCTGTCGATGAGTACTTGGAGAAGACCAATCGCCGGATCACGTTCGAATACATTATGTTGAACCAAGTAAATGATCGACCTGAGCATGCACAACAACTTGCAGACTTATTGAAAGATAAGAAAAAATTGACCTATGTCAATCTGATCCCATACAATCCAGTAAGTGAACATGATCAGTATTCAAGAAGTCCGAAAGCTGATGTATTGAAGTTTTACGATGTCTTGAAGAAGAATGGTATCAATTGTGTGATTCGTAAAGAGCATGGTACAGATATTGATGCTGCCTGTGGGCAGTTGCGCAGCAAACAAATGAAAAAAGAAAAAACTGTCGCAAAATAA
- a CDS encoding ribonuclease G has translation MPEEIKKWNWGAFSLNILWGIGNKTYLPLLCLIPVFNLVWVFICGFKGNEWAWRDGDYTDIATFKKVQKTWSRAGVAMFIIQIGIIVLHLGIIVFFLYSLLSYRHSIIQDFYNYEPYRYDGFYY, from the coding sequence GTGCCGGAAGAAATCAAAAAATGGAACTGGGGAGCATTTTCTCTCAATATTCTTTGGGGAATCGGGAATAAAACCTATCTGCCACTATTATGTTTGATTCCAGTATTCAATCTTGTTTGGGTATTTATTTGCGGATTCAAAGGCAACGAATGGGCATGGAGAGATGGCGACTATACAGATATAGCCACATTTAAAAAAGTTCAAAAAACTTGGAGTCGTGCTGGAGTAGCCATGTTTATTATTCAAATTGGGATCATCGTATTACATCTTGGAATCATCGTATTTTTTCTGTATAGTTTATTGAGTTATCGTCATTCGATCATCCAGGATTTTTATAATTACGAGCCTTATCGCTACGATGGCTTCTACTACTAG
- a CDS encoding amino acid ABC transporter substrate-binding protein, translated as MKKFSFLILSLIGFFFLTGCTNERTATESWTRINQEKKIIVGLDDSFVPMGFRDKDGKLTGFDIDLAKAVFDEYGITVEFQPIDWSMKEFELNNGTIDLIWNGYSKTPEREEKVLFTKPYMKNDQVLITPKDSGITSFEQMKDKVLGAQNGSSGYDMFVRHPEILKDYVKNQDAVLYASFNEALIDLKSGRTDGVLIDKVYAEYFLTVRDELDDFNVIKGEFDGEDFAVGARKNDELLVKKINDGIAELVENGEFKKISEKWFGEDVTPE; from the coding sequence ATGAAAAAATTCAGCTTTTTGATCCTATCTTTGATTGGTTTTTTCTTTTTAACTGGCTGCACGAACGAGCGGACAGCGACAGAAAGTTGGACAAGGATCAATCAAGAAAAAAAGATCATCGTGGGACTAGACGACAGTTTTGTACCAATGGGTTTTCGTGATAAAGATGGCAAACTGACAGGTTTTGATATTGATTTGGCAAAAGCTGTCTTTGATGAATATGGCATCACGGTTGAATTCCAGCCCATCGATTGGTCGATGAAAGAATTCGAATTGAATAATGGGACGATCGATTTGATCTGGAATGGTTATTCAAAAACACCGGAACGTGAAGAAAAAGTGTTGTTCACAAAACCATATATGAAAAATGATCAAGTACTGATCACACCTAAAGATTCTGGCATCACTAGCTTTGAACAAATGAAAGACAAAGTATTAGGCGCACAAAATGGCTCTTCTGGCTATGATATGTTTGTCAGACACCCAGAGATCTTGAAAGATTATGTAAAAAATCAAGATGCGGTCTTATACGCAAGTTTCAATGAAGCATTGATCGATTTGAAGAGTGGTCGTACAGATGGCGTCTTGATCGATAAAGTCTACGCAGAATACTTTTTGACCGTACGCGACGAATTAGATGATTTCAACGTGATCAAAGGGGAGTTTGACGGAGAAGATTTTGCTGTCGGTGCGCGAAAAAATGATGAACTACTCGTGAAGAAAATCAATGATGGCATCGCTGAATTGGTTGAAAACGGAGAGTTTAAAAAGATTTCAGAGAAATGGTTTGGCGAGGATGTCACACCAGAATAG
- a CDS encoding DUF3899 domain-containing protein, translating into MKKKYRPYLFASLVIVLVFLKNSVTDQLTLLQLSNDLFLCALPFLIIGGFLWVFSSGFFDHFQRSIHLARTRNRKEKPEFTSLSSVSYGMYTFWLIIAGILLVFSIVFALISLI; encoded by the coding sequence ATGAAAAAAAAATATCGTCCTTATTTGTTTGCCAGTCTAGTGATCGTCCTCGTATTTCTAAAAAATAGTGTGACTGATCAACTGACTCTTCTTCAATTATCCAATGATTTATTTTTATGTGCGTTGCCGTTTTTGATTATCGGCGGATTTTTATGGGTATTCTCCTCAGGTTTCTTTGATCACTTTCAGCGTTCGATCCATTTAGCACGAACAAGAAACCGGAAAGAAAAACCAGAATTTACTTCACTATCTTCTGTCAGCTACGGTATGTATACCTTTTGGCTGATCATCGCTGGAATTTTGCTTGTGTTTTCGATTGTCTTTGCGCTCATTTCACTTATCTAA
- a CDS encoding amino acid ABC transporter ATP-binding protein, translated as MIELKNISKSFGDKQVIKDFNLVIPEGQTLAIGGPSGGGKTTMLRILAGLEKADSGEFFLDGSKFDPFELKTEEQVIGVVFQDFQLFPHLSIFDNITLAPKMVLKQSKEEYTKKAEELADSLGIRDLLGNYPYQLSGGQKQRVAIARALAMNPRVLAYDEPTSALDPELRQQVEKLILTLKEEGVTQIIVTHDLVFAENVGDQLIKVVPSK; from the coding sequence ATGATTGAATTAAAAAATATTAGTAAATCATTTGGTGACAAACAAGTGATCAAAGATTTTAACTTAGTAATCCCAGAAGGACAAACATTGGCGATCGGCGGACCGTCTGGTGGCGGAAAAACAACGATGCTACGTATTTTAGCTGGATTGGAAAAAGCAGACAGTGGCGAGTTTTTCCTTGATGGCTCAAAATTCGACCCATTTGAATTGAAAACAGAAGAACAAGTTATAGGAGTCGTGTTTCAAGATTTTCAGCTTTTCCCACACTTGAGTATTTTTGACAATATTACTTTGGCGCCTAAAATGGTGTTGAAACAAAGCAAAGAAGAATACACGAAAAAAGCAGAAGAGTTAGCTGATTCCTTAGGTATTCGTGATTTATTGGGAAATTATCCTTATCAGTTATCTGGGGGACAAAAACAACGGGTGGCAATTGCCCGTGCGTTGGCAATGAACCCGCGAGTATTAGCGTATGATGAACCAACGAGTGCGTTAGATCCAGAGTTACGTCAACAAGTAGAAAAATTGATTCTTACATTAAAAGAAGAAGGTGTGACACAAATCATCGTGACCCATGATTTAGTATTTGCTGAAAATGTTGGGGATCAATTGATCAAAGTTGTACCAAGTAAGTAA
- a CDS encoding glycoside hydrolase family 1 protein: MEHQKLTAFPDDFLWGSASAAYQVEGAWQEGGKGESVWDRFVRIPGKTFKGTNGDLAVDHYHRYKEDIALMKEQGLKTYRFSVAWTRIFPNGRGEINQEGLAFYMDLIDELIKNDIEPMLTLYHWDLPQALQDEYQGWESRQIIEDFTNYAKTLFEAFRGKVHYWVSLNEQNIFTSLGYLLAVHPPGVTDPKRMYQVNHIANLANAAVINAFHEMDMPGKIGPSFAYTPNYPIDSDPKNILAAENAEDLMAHYWMDVYMWGKYPIAAMKFLEEQGWAPTIEAGDEELLASAKPDFLGINYYQTATNAFNPLDGVGAGKMNTTGKKGSSEETGVPGMYKKIENPFVERTNWDWEIDPEGLRVALRRITSRYRIPVLITENGLGEYDKLTEDKKIHDDYRINYLESHVKAIKEAISDGAEVLGYCTWSYTDLLSWLNGYQKRYGFVYVDQDETQEGSLDRYKKDSYYWYQQVIRENGANIGE; the protein is encoded by the coding sequence ATGGAACACCAAAAGTTAACGGCATTTCCTGATGATTTTCTTTGGGGATCTGCTTCAGCAGCCTATCAAGTAGAAGGCGCATGGCAAGAAGGCGGAAAAGGTGAGTCAGTTTGGGATCGCTTTGTCCGTATTCCAGGTAAGACATTTAAAGGAACGAATGGTGACCTAGCAGTAGATCACTACCATCGTTATAAAGAAGACATTGCCTTGATGAAAGAACAAGGTTTGAAAACGTATCGCTTCTCTGTGGCTTGGACACGTATTTTTCCAAATGGCCGCGGGGAGATCAATCAAGAAGGTTTGGCTTTCTATATGGACTTGATTGATGAATTGATCAAAAACGACATTGAACCAATGTTGACATTGTATCATTGGGATTTACCACAAGCATTACAAGATGAATACCAAGGATGGGAATCTCGTCAGATCATCGAAGATTTTACGAACTATGCAAAAACGTTATTCGAAGCGTTTCGTGGCAAAGTCCATTATTGGGTGAGTTTGAACGAGCAAAATATTTTCACTTCACTAGGTTATTTATTAGCTGTACATCCTCCTGGAGTAACTGATCCAAAACGGATGTATCAGGTGAACCACATTGCAAACTTGGCAAATGCAGCTGTCATCAATGCCTTTCATGAAATGGACATGCCTGGGAAGATCGGACCAAGTTTTGCGTATACGCCAAACTATCCAATCGACAGCGATCCAAAAAACATTTTGGCGGCTGAAAATGCCGAAGATTTGATGGCTCATTATTGGATGGATGTGTACATGTGGGGCAAATATCCGATTGCTGCGATGAAATTCTTAGAAGAGCAAGGATGGGCACCAACGATCGAAGCGGGCGATGAGGAACTATTAGCTTCAGCCAAACCTGACTTTTTAGGGATCAACTACTATCAAACAGCAACGAATGCCTTTAATCCATTGGATGGCGTGGGTGCTGGTAAGATGAATACGACAGGTAAAAAAGGCTCATCAGAGGAGACAGGCGTACCTGGCATGTATAAAAAGATCGAAAATCCATTTGTCGAACGTACGAATTGGGATTGGGAGATTGATCCGGAAGGGTTACGTGTTGCGTTGCGTCGGATCACAAGCCGTTACCGTATTCCTGTTTTGATTACTGAGAATGGTTTAGGTGAATACGATAAATTGACCGAAGATAAAAAAATCCACGATGATTATCGTATCAACTACTTGGAAAGCCATGTAAAAGCAATCAAAGAAGCAATTTCAGATGGCGCAGAAGTCTTGGGCTATTGCACTTGGTCTTATACAGATCTGCTTAGCTGGTTGAATGGTTACCAAAAACGTTATGGTTTTGTATACGTGGATCAAGATGAAACACAAGAAGGTTCACTTGATCGCTACAAAAAAGATAGCTACTATTGGTACCAACAAGTGATTCGTGAAAATGGAGCGAATATTGGCGAGTAG
- the opp3b gene encoding oligopeptide ABC transporter permease: MNSYIKYVLKRVFFMVITLWLIATITFFLMQLLPGTPYTNQERLSPETIEMLNKQVGLDKPVIVQYGIYLSNLIQGDFGISFQFKNQPVANLLAGRVGPSLQLGLQAIIFGTFFGTILGTISAMKQNTWVDTSSTLVAILGRSIPNFVFAVLLQYIFAIQFRVLPIAKWDGFMYTILPTIALAMSPLADSARFIRTEMVEVLHSDYVELARAKGLSRWEIAFKHGLRNSLIPLMTLLGPLAVALMTGSLVVENIFAIPGIGEQFVKSITTNDYPTIMAVTILYSFMLILVILVVDLLYGLVDPRIRVSEGSRS, encoded by the coding sequence GTGAATAGTTATATAAAATATGTATTAAAACGCGTCTTCTTTATGGTCATCACACTTTGGTTGATTGCAACCATTACATTCTTTTTGATGCAATTATTACCTGGAACACCTTATACGAACCAAGAACGTTTAAGTCCTGAAACGATTGAGATGTTGAATAAGCAAGTCGGTTTGGACAAACCAGTGATCGTTCAATATGGGATCTATCTTTCTAATTTGATCCAAGGAGATTTTGGTATCTCATTCCAATTCAAAAACCAACCAGTTGCTAACTTATTAGCAGGACGAGTAGGACCTTCGTTACAACTTGGGCTACAAGCAATCATTTTCGGAACATTCTTTGGAACGATCCTAGGAACGATTTCGGCAATGAAACAAAATACTTGGGTCGATACGTCTTCAACATTAGTCGCGATCTTAGGTCGTTCTATCCCTAACTTTGTGTTTGCGGTACTGTTGCAATATATTTTTGCTATCCAATTCCGCGTATTACCAATTGCCAAATGGGATGGGTTCATGTATACGATCTTACCAACGATCGCATTAGCCATGTCGCCATTAGCCGATTCTGCCCGATTCATCCGAACAGAAATGGTGGAAGTGTTGCATAGTGATTATGTTGAACTCGCTCGAGCAAAAGGTTTGAGTCGTTGGGAAATTGCCTTCAAGCATGGCTTACGAAATAGTTTGATCCCATTGATGACGTTGTTAGGACCACTAGCAGTAGCATTGATGACTGGTTCATTAGTCGTTGAAAATATTTTTGCGATTCCAGGGATCGGTGAGCAATTCGTTAAATCAATTACAACCAATGATTATCCAACGATCATGGCTGTGACGATCTTGTATTCATTTATGTTGATCTTAGTCATTTTAGTCGTGGATCTACTCTACGGACTAGTTGATCCGAGAATCCGAGTTTCTGAAGGGAGCCGAAGCTAG